Genomic window (Ascochyta rabiei chromosome 13, complete sequence):
GGCAGTGTACACGTGATGCGGGAAAGAGGCAGAGACGAAACAGCTAGGAAGCTAAGCTAGACCTTAGGTTCAGAAAAGCCTCGAAGTATAGGCAGGAACGAGCTTCAGAGTCGCATCACTACCCCGAAACTGACACAGCCGATTCTCCTTTACAAAGTTTTCTGCCTCTGAGGATGTCCGTCTGGCGAGTTGCTCCCCGATGTTCTGCGCTTCTGTTCGAGAGCATCCTGAAGGATCCCCGCTCTACTCAAACCTTCGTACAGCGCCCAGGCTGCAAGAGTCTTTGCGTCACGTGCACCTTCCCTCCACAAGTCCTCGTAATCGCAGACTCTTAGCGTGATCATCTCACCTTGCGTTCTCTGGCCTGTGAGTTTCCCACGAAGCTCCTCAATCCGCTGTCGATCGAGCTCCTGCAAACTGTCAGTACGTGTAACTTGCAGAGTCTAGCTATTGAATTGGGTGTCTACTAGGTGACCACTTACTTTTTCCCAAAGGTAAATTGGGATAAATTCGTCCGAACCCCCAGGACTCGGGTACATGGCAGTTTGCAACGTATCCTTGACTTGTGACTCTTGAAGCGCGAGTTCAGTCATGTTGATCAGGTCTTCGCGGCGAACTTTGATCATCGTCTCTTCCTGGATCTCCTTGGCAGTCTTTCCTATAAAGTCGTTGCTTCCATCGAGCATACCAGCTGGGATTTCTAAAAACCGAAGGCTGCCGGCGGGGATTCTGGGCTGTTCTGTAAGGATCACGTATCTCTCGTCTTTGGCGTCTTGCGGACGAAGCACCATTAACACCGCGACACTTCCACCACGCAACAATGCAATCCCGGGAAGGTCTTCCTTGTCGGGGTTTTGATTCTTGATCTTAGCAGAGATCTTGACAAAGCCAATTGTTTTTGGGCCAAACCAGTCGACTGATTGTACCTCGACGGATCGAAGCTCATAGGGTTCCCGATGGTGTGCATGGTCATCTTCATCACGTTGAAGTTGTAGGTTTTGCCTCAGCGTGGTTTTCCAGTCTCGAAAAGGGACAAATTCCTGGAGTTGTTTCTTGGTGATGTTTGATGGGAAGGTTACTTGTACTGAAGGCCCAAACCCTTCCTTCTCCTCCAAGTTGAAGACGCCCATGACTGAAAATTGAAGAACGTGGAGAGTGTTTTCGAACGATAGCACGTTGCCAAAGAAAAGTGTCAGAAAGCCTGACAATTTTGGGGGTTAGCAGGTCTTGATGTGATTGATCAATCGTGCTTGCTGAGAGATCTTGATGAGTAGGTGGATAGACCAGGCATACAGCGCAGAGATCACAAGGATCTAAGCCACTCTACAGCAACCATGATAGCTTGATGCATGAAAAGTGGCATTAGGTACAAGCGCTGACGGAGTGGAGCTCAGCTGCGGCTGACATGCACGGCATATGCACCCTCCCCGCAGATGATTCCAGTTCTGAGCCTCGGATTGGTTACGTATAAACACCTTTATGCACACCTACATAGGACGCCGCACAGCCATTTGCTAACAGACAAAGAGCTTTCTAGGGTATTTTCTATACTTGCAGGTCCATTTCTGCCCTTACCAGACCTAGATGCCTGCTCTGCCGGTTAAGCCCCGCTCGATTGCGCCTTGTCCAGGATTTGGATGCAGTGTTACGTCCAGCTGCTCCCTCTCCTACATCACACGTATCAGCTGTCCTCCAGTCCACACTATTTCGGGGACATTACTTGTTTAGGGACTTTAGCTTACGTGTTTAGGAGCAGCCCCGCGTGGCGATTGGCCCGTGAGTGCTGATTCGCGCTGCAGGCATGGTGGTTTACAGGCCATGATGATAGACTGGCAAGATCGCTCCAGCTGCGACATTGGAAACGACATCTAGTCATGCTTGATCCTCACCCAAAATCATCACTGTAATCTTCTGCCTTTGGTTACTTACATTCATTCGTCATGGTTTGTACTGTTTGTCAAGATATGCTGCAATCGCAGGTCGGCCGAGTCTGGAAAGGGACCTACGACTTAAGATACAGCCTTCCCACCAGTATCGATAGTCTGCAAGAGCAGTCCCTTGGGCAGGCTTGTAACATCTGCCGTGCCTTGTGTGAAGGACTGCAGCAACAAAAGCTTGTCAAATCGAGTAAAGTCTCGCGCCGTCAAGACTCTTTCTCCGAGACGTCCCAACAAATTCTCTCCGAGACAGTTACTGAGCCCAGTCTAGAGATCGCAGCCTCGCTCTCTGTTCAAAATGTGGATTTCGTTAAAAACGAACATCTCTACCGCCTTGATGTTGTGCTGCAGGAACggaagcagaagcagcacCTGAGTGAGGAGCAGAAACGAAAGCAGAAGCAGCACTTGGGCCGGGAACAGGAAAGAGCTCAGCAACAGATCCGCGTGCAGCGTACCTTCCTACTCGAGAATCCAAGTATGAGCCCTGGCTTGTACCCTTCCAAGGCTGGCAATATGCTTACTCACACCTCCAGAAGCCAAAGATTCTGCACTCCACCCACGCACCTCGCCTAGCACGTCCTCGAAGGAAGTCTTCGACACCGCTGTAAACTGGATGAACAAATGCAAATGCGCCGCGGATCAGCCGCAGAGCTTTTATCCTGCTCGTCTTCTCAGTCTAGAGGACCTGAAAATCGATACTGACAATAACTGGGAGACTATCAGGGAGCCTTCCGGTGGTCCTGTCTGGGAATCGCTCAAAGAACGGCCCGATTTCCACGTCAAACTTGTTGAGACACAGTCATGGTTCTACGGGGAGGGAGAAAAGATAGGGCCAGGCTTTAGGGGTGGCAACACAAGATATGTCACCCTCTCCCACTGTTGGGGCCGTGCGGTCAAGCCCCAGCATCAGTTGACGTCGGAGACTGAGCAGGGTCTTCGACAAGGAATACCAATAAGTCGTTTACCCAAGACGTTTCGCGACGCGATCTACTTTGCAGCCCAGATCGAAGATGTTGGCTATATCTGGATCGACTCCCTGTGCATCAGACAAGGGGACAAAGAAGACTGGCTGCACCAGTCCGGAGATATGGATCGAGTATATCGAGGCACCTATCTCAACTTGTCTGCCACAGCCTCTTCAGACAGCGAAGGAGGGCTCTTCAAGTACCGAGATCCCTCATTGCTGAAAGAGGAAGAGGTTGAGCTGAACATCGAAGGCGTCCCAGGTGCACACGCGGAAACGAGCTTCATCTCACACTCCCAGGATAAATCCTCAAGACAGAGAGGAAAGGATGCAAAGCAGAATTACATGCGCCCATGTACTGTCCTTGATGCATCTTTCTGGACCGATCGAGTCGACAAAGGACCCGTGAATACGCGAGGATGGGTACTTCAGGAAAGAGTACTATCCCCGAGAGTATTACACTTCTGCCGTGATCAGATAGCCTGGGAATGCAGAGGTTCGAAAGGCTGTGCAGGATTCGACTTTACCGAAGGACAACCGCATGGAATGTCCAACTTCAAGCTTACCAATCGAGGCATCGTTGAGGTTCCTAGACTCAAAGCTCTCAACATCGACAACTATCCCGTTAACGCAGATCATGCGCAGCCACAAGCCGGAGATTCTGATAATGTTGTGCGGCTTACTGACCCTGCTCTCAAGGACTGGGCCCGTATCATAGAAACATACTCCAAGACATCAATCACCAAGCTTGAGGACAGGCTCATAGCATTATCTGGAATGGCCAAGATGATGGCAGAGAAGAGTATGGACCAGTACGTAGCTGGTCTGTGGCGCACAAATCTGGCGAGCCAGCTTCTGTGGCGTGTCGAGCCTCACTTCGACTACTTGAGCAAGGACTTTTCGAACCCAGCGAAGTCACCCGATGGTTACCGTGCACCTTCGTTTTCTTGGGCTGCCATTGAAGTTGATGGTCATGGCGTCATGTATACCGACAGGACGTATCGTCGACTTTTCATCACGATAGACGATGTGAAAGTTGAGCCACATGACAAGAACAACAAGTTTGGCCTTGTTGATGAGGCAAAGATCAGACTCTATTGCAAACTGCGCGAAGCCAAGATCAGGTCTGTGGGGACTAATGGTCGCTACGAATGGCAGTTGGTCGGTCGCGGTCGCGACAAGGCACTGAACAGGGAGCTGCACACGAACATTTACCTGGACTGCCCTTTGCGTGACAAAGACTGTATCTCGACCTCTGGCAAGACAGTCTATGTAGTGCCTGCCGCTATTGATCAGACCGGCGACATGATCTGTCTTATCTTGCGGCTGCAGGACAAAGAGACCGGAGTATTCACAAGAATGGGCATCACGAAGCTGAGTCCGTTTTGGGACAAGTTGGCCATGGATGAGACCGAAGATACACGGCATAGAATTCTGGAGGTTTACCCTGGTGATATCGATTTGCCACATGATGGTGTATATGATGAAGACGAAGGGAGACACAGGATATGTCTTATTTGAGACCGGGAGATCGGCAGGACATGGTGCCTTCTTTAAGCTGCTGTAATCCATACATCCTATTAGCAGTAATAGATTGTATGAACCCCCAAAATCCCTTAAATCTCAAACTTGACTGCACCACGCGTCAGGCTGCCTGTCAACGCGTACTGCCGTCGAGGTGCATTGGATGATGTCAATGACTACTTCAGTAGTCAATAATGTATATACATATGTTTTTGGCCTCGATATGGAAACTGCGAGAGTAAGGCAGAGGCTGTTACCAGACTAGCAGCATACGTGCAGCTTGGCTTGGGATATTTGTAGGAACCCGCTTCCCACCTGGAATCTTACGTAAAGCAAGCCAACCCCAACCCAGTCTACATCCATTGACCAGCCTCTATGGAGTATGGTCGGTTTCTAGGACACCAAAAGTACTTTTTTCGGTGCCCAGAATACCAAACCTGGGTGGTTGTCGACAAGCTTGGCTTgtagtataactttaataatcCCTTGTCGCTATCACCCTGAGAGAGAATGTATGGTAAGACATTCTTGTACTTGAAACTAAGCCTTAAACGTGCTTCTATTATAAATCATTGGAGTACATATCAATCAGTAGCATAAGTATCGCGTTCAACATCATCTACAATCGTTTAGAAGACCTTCGCTGGAAACAACAGACTTGATGTGCATGATCTTGCATCCGTCTGGAAAACTGTACTCCTGAGATTTGTCTATCATCTCACATTTTAACCATTTGCATTGGATTAAGCACCTCTTCCTAGTTGGCCAATATATATGCTACCAATTTGGATTAGTGCGGGGaaacctctacctctacttcTACCTCCACCTCCCCTTATCTAACCGCACTTACTGTCCTATCACGTGCTGGAGTCATCTACATACGGGTGACCTTTGGCTCAATCGCATAAACCAAGCATAATTGAGGCTGTAGTGTAGGTTGTTCGAAGGAGAGTAACTGTTAAGTGGTGAGAGGAAAGGAGTTTTTATCCAGGTAACAAGAACACTGAAGTGAAATTTAATAACTGAATGGAAGCAGAGAAACCTAGCCTTACTATGCACCAAACACATTCGGTGTCCAAGGCACTGAAGAGGCTTGTTTGGTGTCCTCGAAAACGACTCCACTCCATGCCGGGAGGAGTGCACATGCCCAGTGGGTTCAGTGGCCAAATTTCCAAGTCCGTGCGGCGCCTGTACAGCAAACGCCATATGTTGCAGTTGTACATATGCCGTTGCCCTGCACACCTGACTGGCTATTTCAAAGCCTTAAGCTACGTCATGCCGCATCTTCCTGTTGAGATCCTCGACCAGATCATACGGGACCTACCCTTTCGCTACGGTCAGAAGCTGGCCCCATTAGCTACCATCAACCGACATTGGCAGAGCGCCGTCGAAGCCATTCTTTGGCGGCATATTCAAGTCACAACAGCAGATATCGACTTATTTAGTCTCTTCTATCAGACGCGTACGCGTAGGCAAGCGGTAAAGCATATTGTATTCAATGCGCAATACTTCGAGCAACTAGCAGAGCAAGAGAGTACGAGCGGCGATGACGATGTTGCGGACTATGGAAAGCCTGATTATGATGAAAACACCGGTGGTGATACGATACAAAAAGAGGATGAGCTTGTCAACACGGAGCCTAGGTGCGACAGAAACAAAGGGAGCTATCAAAGCGCACGGCACTTGCTGTCTGCCGTCCAGGCTGAGCATTTCCGCTTCTTCCACGACACTAGTAACCTTTGGGTCACACTTGCCCGTGCGGAGGTGAAATCTATCCGAATTATTGTCGACGGCTATTCATTGTACGAGCATTTAGGCCTGAAGTTTCGAGATCACGATGGTTTTCAAACGTCTCTGTGCGCAAAAGACTGGTTAGAGCAATGCCCAACACTCCCAGTGCTGCTGTCAGTGGAGGCGTTCACTATGAAGCAGAAATTCAATACTGATGTGGATCTATAGACAGCTATAGCTGGCTGTGCTATTGCGCGCACCTTGCCTGCGCTAAAAGAGGTTGAGGTCATGGGTGATGATAGAGATAGGAGGTGGGTACGTGTAAAGAGGGAGTGTCGAGAGGGTGAGCAACAGTGTTGAAACCGTATATCTTGGTGTGCTAACCAGTTCAGTCCTCGCAATGCAGCTGGCAAACATGCCACCATTGCGTGAAAGGATTATAATCTGGCTTGGGCACAGTAGCATCGACGACCAGAGAGTTGAGCCAGACATATTCTTGAAAGAAGGGGTAGACAACTTTTCAACAGCTGTCCGTCATCGTTCAAGTTATTGCGGCGCCCATCTCACAGAATTATTCCTGAACGTGAATCACATCTCGCCATCATTGTTCTGGCCCTCAAACGTTAGCAGCATATCCTCCATACCCCTTTAGCCCAACCTCAGGACCATCGACATTAGGTCAGGCTTCGAGACAGGACGTGCGAAACTAAGACCATAATCACGAATTCAGTCCTACGTGACGTCTGGCAAACAAAACAAGCATGTACGAGGCGAGATACTACAGGCTTTTC
Coding sequences:
- a CDS encoding ADP-sugar diphosphatase, coding for MGVFNLEEKEGFGPSVQVTFPSNITKKQLQEFVPFRDWKTTLRQNLQLQRDEDDHAHHREPYELRSVEVQSVDWFGPKTIGFVKISAKIKNQNPDKEDLPGIALLRGGSVAVLMVLRPQDAKDERYVILTEQPRIPAGSLRFLEIPAGMLDGSNDFIGKTAKEIQEETMIKVRREDLINMTELALQESQVKDTLQTAMYPSPGGSDEFIPIYLWEKELDRQRIEELRGKLTGQRTQGEMITLRVCDYEDLWREGARDAKTLAAWALYEGLSRAGILQDALEQKRRTSGSNSPDGHPQRQKTL